The following are encoded in a window of Arctopsyche grandis isolate Sample6627 chromosome 4, ASM5162203v2, whole genome shotgun sequence genomic DNA:
- the LOC143910590 gene encoding uncharacterized protein LOC143910590: MTGVLFVVTVPKAEHEEQLQKKEKEQPAQTSKQETQNSNDIESVYIHQFNRGFVDDDEPKKSAKEVKDAESLPAEKVLSEVLAALHIKDACWSSSRDDKHWQAMFSVLGRARGEHALRTLRDAGLGERSCTALSVLPCALHYRQYQNQPKHLPEEDDDKKSTWSAFVRSVRARQTVAQVIQQVKAEAALTFDFLFLLVVAAFVAAMGLVENSTVFLVASMLISPLMGPITAGTFGTAIRDRQLFKMGVVHELCGLFLALFIGFLFGLIVCTIDESYGQGNWPTEEILSRCDVRSLWVGVLIAVPSGAAVAISVLSDNTASLVGVAISASLLPPAVNAGLLWGMSLIHLVYLDDDTKFNDVVKTKMYSDNPAVELAVDGLISLGLTLINILCIYFAGIFVYIIKEVAPVNSPDVEFWKHDIKAARDFNKTLSDDLKSHTLQEQEIITKSMECFPADSDSYGINCCQDELYERLNRMRGNHMTWSPRQAVIRRASAKELRGLYRQFSDDFLTRKPRLSFPVNQLPGYKRLSEETVSTSTENPVEVSSQTLPSKFTVVRVDEIKFDNKE; this comes from the exons ATGACTGGAGTACTGTTCGTGGTCACCGTGCCCAAGGCAGAGCACGAGGAACAACTCCAGAAGAAGGAGAAGGAACAACCAGCTCAAACCTCAAAACAGGAGACCCAAAACTCAAACGATATTGAAAGTGTTTACATCCATCAGTTCAACAGAGGCTTTGTCGACGACGATGAACCCAAGAAGTCTGCTAAAGAAGTCAAAGATGCTGAATCATTGCCCGCTGAAAAG GTTCTTTCTGAAGTCTTAGCCGCCTTGCACATAAAAGACGCCTGCTGGAGCTCGTCGCGCGATGACAAGCACTGGCAAGCGATGTTCAGCGTGCTGGGTCGTGCTCGGGGTGAGCACGCGCTCAGGACTTTGCGCGATGCAGGACTTGGCGAGCGTTCGTGCACGGCTCTGAGCGTGCTGCCTTGCGCGCTGCACTATCGCCAGTACCAGAACCAGCCCAAACACCTACCAGAAGAAGACGACGATAAGAAGTCCACGTGGAGTGCTTTCGTGAGGTCTGTGCGAGCTCGCCAAACTGTGGCTCAGGTGATCCAGCAGGTGAAAGCGGAAGCAGCTCTCACTTTCGACTTCCTGTTCCTTTTGGTGGTGGCTGCTTTTGTGGCTGCTATGGGTCTCGTCGAAAACAGTACTGTCTTCCTTGTCGCCAGCATGCTCATATCACCTCTCATG GGTCCGATAACTGCTGGCACATTCGGCACCGCTATCAGGGATCGTCAACTCTTCAAAATGGGCGTTGTCCACGAGCTCTGCGGCTTGTTCCTGGCCCTCTTCATCGGCTTCCTCTTCGGTCTGATTGTGTGCACCATCGACGAGTCCTACGGCCAGGGAAACTGGCCCACCGAAGAGATACTCTCCAG ATGTGACGTTCGTTCTTTGTGGGTTGGTGTTCTTATCGCAGTTCCCTCTGGAGCAGCCGTGGCCATTTCGGTCCTATCTGACAACACAGCATCTCTAGTAGGTGTTGCCATATCAGCTTCTCTTCTGCCACCTGCAGTCAATGCT ggTTTGCTTTGGGGTATGTCTTTAATACACTTGGTATACTTGGACGATGATACCAAATTCAATGATGTAGTCAAAACGAAAATGTACTCTGATAATCCAGCTGTCGAATTAGCTGTGGATGGTTTGATCAGTTTGGGTTTGACTTTGATCAACATACTTTGCATTTACTTTGCTGGAATATTCGTCTACATA ATTAAAGAAGTAGCTCCGGTGAACTCTCCAGATGTGGAGTTTTGGAAACATGATATCAAAGCAGCAAGGGATTTCAACAAGACTCTTTCAGATGATTTGAAGTCTCACACTTTACAAGAACAAGAGATCATCACCAAAAGTATGGAGTGTTTTCCGGCAGATTCTGATAGTTATGG AATTAACTGTTGCCAAGATGAACTGTATGAGAGGCTAAATCGTATGAGAGGGAACCACATGACTTGGTCTCCAAGACAAGCCGTCATACGAAGAGCTTCTGCAAAAGAATTGCGTGGATTATACAGGCAATTCAGTGATGATTTCTTGACAAGGAAACCGAGATT GAGTTTCCCGGTCAATCAACTGCCTGGATATAAGAGGCTGAGTGAAGAAACAGTTTCGACGTCCACGGAAAACCCAGTGGAAGTTTCCTCGCAGACTTTACCGTCAAAATTCACAGTAGTGCGTGTGGACGAGATTAAATTTGATaacaaagaataa
- the LOC143910589 gene encoding uncharacterized protein LOC143910589 produces the protein MSGVVFVVCIPSANYEQRLRRGYGEFPENDPNFNGVDNNLLHVGVSLRDKNQQRIPMTFNQDERRSLGDFFPVERGESLPLEKILERLLKKLEVEHVVWFPDKEGNYFEVFFPVASGDPCENVLHCLTELGIGKKLNSVVSVLPCSVVYSSLKTESEKEEVILRNTEERKQWKSFVESIRSKLTVKQVVDGVRSGGKMSFDYLLLIVTADSLAALGLVENNSPNIVAAMLVSPLMGPVMSITFGTIISDRSLQKSGLYSLVVGMFVSCLFGFIFGLILGTTEMPWGFGDWPTEEMKGRGNVRSLWMGVLWALTSGSGVAVALLQGSAGPLIGVAISASLLPPVVNCGLYWALACIWLIYKDVKIPHIKGEAYTGNSSYVPLYSDYIPIEFAINGIVSACLTVVNVICIFITAILVLKIKEVAAPYTSSPDLQRFWQHDLKLVREGNRSSMRAAEEAERREYMMDDLETEDLGEKLDEAVREAIDDDTFRKVQRVSYQTHGLDDISRLFFNNSPKDPALSRTSSLNRTSSLNRASSLNIKRQSSYRTSTMASDLATLDKMVSALLHTQPRESHGLHHLRSFRSRRGSNVSSGALATIMEGNASHSRSPGSNRQGSWSENIFESPIISNVLNNYRNTTQASGTQARDPLINITPPNDNV, from the exons ATGTCCGGTGTTGTGTTCGTCGTCTGTATTCCATCTGCTAATTACGAACAAAGACTTAGACGTGGCTATGGTGAATTTCCTGAAAACGATCCAAATTTTAACGGTGTTGATAATAATCTTCTGCATGTGGGAGTCAGTTTAAGGGATAAAAATCAACAAAGGATACCGATGACGTTCAATCAAGATGAAAGACGTTCACTCGGAGACTTTTTTCCCGTTGAGAGAGGAGAATCTTTACCGCTGGAAAAG aTACTAGAAAGACTTTTGAAAAAATTGGAAGTTGAACATGTTGTCTGGTTTCCGGATAAAGAAGGCAATTATTTTGAAGTGTTCTTTCCAGTCGCATCTGGTGATCCTTGTGAAAATGTGCTACATTGCCTCACTGAACTTGGAAtaggaaaaaaattgaattccgTAGTtag TGTGTTGCCGTGTAGTGTTGTTTATTCATCTTTAAAAACTGAATCTGAAAAAGAAGAGGTTATACT GCGCAACACTGAAGAAAGAAAGCAATGGAAAAGTTTTGTAGAATCCATCAGATCCAAATTAACTGTAAAGCAAGTGGTCGATGGAGTGCGAAGCGGTGGAAAAATGTCCTTTGATTATCTTCTTCTAATCGTGACCGCAGA TTCTTTGGCCGCTTTGGGTTTAGTAGAGAACAATTCACCGAACATAGTTGCGGCCATGTTGGTTTCCCCACTCATGGGACCTGTCATGTCGATCACTTTCGGAACTATAATATCTGACAGGAGTCTTCAAAAATCTGGTTTGTACAGTTTGGTAGTCGGAATGTTCGTATCTTGCCTTTTCGGATTTATCTTCGGTCTGATATTGGGTACTACGGAAATGCCATGGGGATTCGGAGATTGGCCTACGGAGGAAATGAAAGGAag aggAAATGTTAGATCACTTTGGATGGGAGTTTTGTGGGCTTTGACTTCAGGATCTGGAGTAGCCGTTGCATTACTCCAAGGAAGTGCTGGACCTCTGATCGGCGTTGCTATATCTGCTTCGTTATTACCACCTGTCGTCAATTGT GGACTTTATTGGGCATTGGCTTGCATTTGGCTGATTTACAAGGATGTAAAGATACCACATATAAAAGGAGAAGCTTACACTGGCAACAGTTCTTACGTGCCATTGTATTCAGACTACATACCAATCGAATTTGCAATCAATG GGATCGTCAGTGCGTGTTTGACTGTTGTGAACgtcatttgtatatttataacaGCAATATTGGTTCTGAAGATCAAAGAAGTTGCAGCACCTTACACTTCCAGTCCAGATTTGCAAAGGTTTTGGCAGCACGATCTGAAATTGGTTAGAGAGGGCAATAGATCCAGTATGAGAGCTGCCGAAGAGGCTGAAAGACGAga GTATATGATGGATGACTTAGAAACTGAAGATCTCGGAGAAAAGTTGGATGAAGCTGTAAGGGAAGCCATCGATGATGACACGTTCCGAAAAGTTCAACGTGTCAGCTATCAAACTCACGGTCTCGACGAT ATAAGTCGACTCTTTTTTAACAATTCGCCAAAAGACCCAGCTTTGAGCAGGACTTCTTCGTTGAACAGAACCTCTTCACTGAACAGAGCCTCCTCGTTGAACATCAAAAGACAAAGCTCGTACAGAACCAGTACCATGGCTAGTGATTTGGCGACGCTTGACAAGATGGTTTCAGCCTTACTCCACACACAACCCAGAGAATCTCATGGCCTCCATCACTTAAGGTCGTTCAGATCTCGCAGGGGATCCAATGTTAGCTCAGGCGCATTAGCGACGATTATGGAAGGCAATGCTTCCCACAGTAGATCGCCTGGTAGTAACAGACAAGGTTCATGGTCTGAAAATATCTTCGAAAGCCCTATAATAAGTAACGTCTTAAATAATTATAGAAATACAACGCAAGCAAGTGGGACTCAAGCTCGAGACCCCTTGATTAACATAACACCACCTAATGATAATGTTTAA